A stretch of Desulfotalea psychrophila LSv54 DNA encodes these proteins:
- a CDS encoding cofactor-independent phosphoglycerate mutase produces the protein MKFITLVGDGMGDHPLTELGGRTPLEVANIPRIDDLCRRGEFFLNRTVPEGYPPGSDVANMSLLGYDPRLYYSGRAPLEAAAIGLSLAKNEIVYRCNLVTLEKRADELILKDFSAGSISSEEGATLLADLRKRLQIEGLEEFFFSTGMGYRNILVVKRDYPRLTTIPPHDHIGQDVSKYWAQYQDDPHWQRLLKVVEEVFTNHPVNHARHLAGKNQANMIWLWGEGGTFMIPTLTERFGISGAMVSAVDLLKGLGIAASLATPDIKGATGYLDTNYEGKVEAALTALETMDFVFIHLEAADEAGHRGDLRAKIQAIEDIDNRVMTPLLTELRRRGEAFRLLFTMDHFTPLALRTHTAEPVPTLLYDSREEHLGSGCNFSERECREHAGRKGQTCGPGFEVMAKLLLKERR, from the coding sequence ATGAAATTTATTACTCTGGTGGGTGACGGGATGGGGGACCATCCCCTCACCGAACTGGGCGGGAGAACTCCTCTTGAAGTGGCCAATATTCCCCGTATAGATGATCTCTGTCGCCGGGGAGAGTTCTTTCTTAACAGAACGGTTCCAGAGGGATATCCACCGGGAAGTGATGTGGCGAATATGTCTCTTCTCGGTTACGATCCCCGTCTCTACTACAGCGGACGAGCCCCCCTGGAGGCAGCGGCCATAGGTCTCTCTCTTGCCAAAAATGAAATTGTCTATCGCTGTAACCTGGTAACCCTGGAGAAAAGAGCGGACGAACTGATACTAAAGGATTTTTCTGCAGGTTCTATCAGCTCTGAAGAGGGCGCCACCCTTCTGGCCGATCTCCGCAAACGTTTACAGATCGAAGGCCTTGAAGAATTTTTCTTTAGCACAGGCATGGGCTACCGCAATATTCTAGTGGTAAAGAGGGACTACCCCCGTTTAACTACGATTCCTCCCCATGACCATATAGGTCAAGATGTTAGTAAATACTGGGCCCAATACCAGGACGATCCCCATTGGCAGCGCCTGCTAAAGGTGGTAGAGGAGGTTTTTACAAACCATCCAGTGAACCATGCCCGCCATCTTGCCGGGAAGAACCAGGCCAATATGATCTGGCTCTGGGGAGAGGGAGGCACATTTATGATTCCGACTCTGACCGAGCGTTTCGGGATCAGTGGGGCCATGGTGAGTGCCGTTGACCTACTTAAAGGCCTGGGCATCGCTGCCTCTCTTGCCACCCCTGATATCAAGGGGGCAACGGGATATCTCGACACCAACTACGAGGGAAAGGTTGAGGCAGCCCTGACGGCCCTTGAAACAATGGACTTTGTCTTTATCCATCTGGAAGCGGCCGATGAGGCCGGACATCGAGGTGATCTTAGGGCAAAGATACAGGCCATTGAAGATATTGATAACCGAGTTATGACCCCTCTGTTAACGGAGCTTCGGCGCCGCGGGGAGGCCTTCCGCCTGCTCTTCACCATGGACCATTTCACTCCCCTTGCTCTTCGCACCCATACAGCCGAACCCGTACCTACCCTTCTCTATGATTCCCGGGAAGAACATTTAGGCTCTGGATGTAATTTTTCGGAAAGAGAGTGCCGAGAACACGCAGGGAGAAAAGGACAGACCTGTGGCCCTGGCTTTGAGGTAATGGCAAAACTTTTATTAAAAGAGAGAAGATGA
- a CDS encoding homoserine dehydrogenase: MKEICVGIIGFGTVGRGLAETLRIQQERLEARIGATIRLKTVADIACKSLPEEFAGVTLTQNATDIFTDPEIDIVVELIGGIEPAKTFLLQAIENGKHVITANKALLSTHGKEIFEAAVAKNVEVGFEASVGGGIPVIKALKEGLVANRINSIKGIMNGTANYILSQMTEHGTPFAEVLKEAQELGFAEADPTYDVEGVDTAHKLAILMTIAYGLNVNIDHINIEGISSIEPVDIDIAREFGFAIKLLAISNNHGDNVEARVHPTMVPHSHMLATIGGAFNGIHFNGDTVTDVLLYGPGAGMMPTGSAVAADVADIARNILSDSVNRVPALSYQPERMTAPVITPMSELVCAYYFRFTVSSEPGVLAAIATILGKYNISVQSIVQKELGEDQPVYLVVRSHDAQESAVNAAMAEIRVLDACLAEPLKIRILGAND; this comes from the coding sequence ATGAAAGAAATTTGTGTAGGAATTATAGGTTTTGGCACGGTAGGTAGAGGTCTTGCAGAGACCCTTCGCATACAGCAGGAACGACTTGAGGCACGAATCGGGGCAACCATTCGCCTGAAAACCGTAGCAGATATCGCCTGCAAAAGCCTGCCAGAGGAATTTGCCGGTGTTACCCTAACCCAGAATGCCACCGATATTTTTACTGATCCAGAGATTGATATTGTCGTAGAACTCATTGGTGGAATTGAACCGGCAAAGACCTTTCTCCTCCAGGCCATTGAAAATGGTAAACATGTTATTACTGCCAATAAGGCCCTCCTTTCCACCCACGGCAAGGAAATTTTTGAAGCTGCTGTGGCCAAAAACGTAGAGGTAGGTTTTGAGGCCAGTGTTGGTGGTGGCATTCCTGTGATCAAGGCCCTGAAAGAGGGTCTGGTGGCTAACCGCATTAACTCCATCAAGGGAATTATGAACGGTACTGCCAACTACATCCTCTCACAGATGACCGAGCACGGCACACCCTTTGCCGAGGTACTGAAAGAGGCCCAAGAGCTTGGCTTTGCCGAAGCTGACCCAACCTACGATGTAGAGGGTGTGGATACAGCCCATAAGCTTGCCATCCTTATGACCATCGCCTACGGCTTAAACGTTAATATCGACCATATTAATATAGAGGGTATATCCAGCATAGAACCCGTTGATATCGATATTGCCCGGGAATTTGGTTTTGCCATCAAACTTCTGGCCATCAGCAATAATCATGGCGACAACGTTGAAGCCCGTGTCCATCCGACCATGGTTCCACACTCTCATATGTTGGCAACCATAGGTGGCGCCTTTAACGGCATTCACTTTAACGGCGACACCGTAACCGACGTCCTCCTCTATGGACCAGGTGCAGGCATGATGCCTACGGGTAGTGCCGTTGCAGCCGATGTTGCCGATATCGCCCGCAACATCCTCAGCGATTCGGTAAACCGGGTGCCGGCCCTCTCCTATCAGCCAGAGAGAATGACCGCTCCAGTTATTACTCCTATGAGTGAGCTGGTATGTGCCTACTACTTCCGCTTTACCGTAAGCAGTGAGCCCGGTGTACTGGCAGCCATTGCTACTATTTTGGGCAAATACAATATTTCTGTCCAGTCTATTGTCCAAAAAGAACTTGGCGAGGACCAACCTGTCTATCTTGTGGTACGAAGCCACGATGCCCAGGAAAGTGCCGTTAATGCTGCCATGGCCGAGATAAGAGTACTTGACGCCTGCCTTGCCGAACCGCTGAAGATCCGTATTCTTGGCGCAAACGACTAA
- a CDS encoding adenylate kinase: MGKNILFFGPNGSGKGTQGAIVQKKYDIPHIESGAIFREHIGGGTELGLKAKEYIERGDLVPDEITIPMMVSRLQKDDCKKGWILDGFPRSKVQAITLAETLAKEGMALDYVIEIVLDRDIAKERIMGRRLCVNDNNHPNHIAFEAIKPVEKDGKLVCRVCGGDLKTRPDDQDVNAINKRHGIYYDEETGTMAAVNYFKNANGPKVISIDGSASIGEVTELIMKEL; the protein is encoded by the coding sequence ATGGGAAAAAACATTCTGTTTTTTGGACCAAATGGTAGTGGCAAGGGCACCCAGGGTGCTATTGTGCAGAAGAAGTATGACATTCCTCACATCGAGTCCGGTGCAATTTTCAGAGAACATATTGGTGGCGGTACAGAACTTGGTCTTAAGGCCAAGGAGTATATCGAAAGAGGTGATCTCGTTCCCGATGAGATTACTATTCCCATGATGGTCTCTCGGCTGCAAAAGGATGACTGCAAGAAGGGTTGGATTCTTGATGGTTTTCCCCGCTCTAAGGTACAGGCAATAACCCTTGCTGAAACCCTGGCGAAAGAGGGCATGGCCCTTGATTATGTCATCGAGATCGTTCTTGATCGTGACATTGCTAAGGAGCGTATCATGGGTCGTCGTCTCTGTGTAAATGATAATAACCATCCAAATCATATTGCCTTTGAGGCTATCAAGCCCGTGGAGAAAGATGGCAAGCTTGTCTGTCGCGTTTGTGGTGGCGATTTGAAAACCCGTCCCGATGATCAGGACGTCAATGCAATCAATAAGCGCCATGGCATTTATTATGATGAAGAGACCGGCACCATGGCGGCGGTAAATTATTTCAAGAACGCCAATGGCCCTAAGGTAATTAGTATTGATGGTTCTGCCTCCATTGGTGAGGTAACAGAGCTGATCATGAAAGAGCTATAG
- the cobA gene encoding uroporphyrinogen-III C-methyltransferase, with protein MEEKRKDLKLGKVYLIGAGPGDPGLITVRGKQLLEKAEVVVYDYLANPKLLKLVPKSSELIYVGKKGNIHHAHSQEEINQILVDKSHEGKLIVRLKGGDPFIFGRGGEELQEIHKEGIPFEVVPGVTSASAAATYAGIPITHRDFAASVAFVTGHEDPNKKESNVDWAKLATGAGTIVVYMGIKNLPIIVDNLLKHGRDPETPVAVVRWASTPEQESVVGTIATIKDVVADAGIKAPALIIIGGVVSLRDTMDWFEKRPLFGKKIIVTRTREQASELVQELEEQGANCLECATIKISPIKEPKELDNALERLQEFHWILFTSINGVKYFFERLFSKGMDARDLKGCDIAVVGPSTADYLRKYGLNADLFPPVFTGEGLAQALLDQGVEGRNILIPRAQQAREIVPENLRGAGAQVTVAPVYVTKPIAENKKEMRAELESGTVDMVTFTSSSTVTNFIKMLQPESPEELASLLKGVRIAAIGPITAKTVTDNGLQVDVQPENYTIAGMLDAIVESYSSEKK; from the coding sequence ATGGAAGAAAAAAGAAAAGATCTAAAACTTGGCAAAGTATATCTTATTGGTGCAGGTCCGGGTGATCCAGGCCTCATTACGGTGCGTGGTAAGCAACTTCTCGAAAAGGCTGAGGTGGTGGTATATGATTACCTTGCCAATCCTAAGCTTTTAAAGCTTGTGCCAAAATCGTCAGAGCTTATCTATGTGGGAAAAAAGGGCAATATTCATCATGCCCATAGCCAGGAAGAGATCAATCAAATTCTGGTGGATAAGTCCCATGAGGGTAAGCTCATCGTTCGCCTCAAGGGTGGTGACCCCTTTATTTTTGGTCGTGGTGGTGAAGAGCTTCAGGAAATTCATAAAGAGGGCATTCCCTTTGAAGTTGTCCCCGGTGTGACCTCTGCCTCGGCAGCAGCCACCTATGCAGGTATTCCCATTACCCATCGTGATTTCGCTGCCTCCGTAGCCTTTGTGACGGGCCATGAAGATCCGAATAAGAAAGAGTCTAACGTTGACTGGGCAAAGCTTGCCACAGGCGCGGGCACCATCGTGGTCTATATGGGCATTAAAAATCTGCCCATCATTGTCGACAATTTGCTTAAGCACGGAAGAGACCCCGAAACACCCGTTGCCGTTGTCCGTTGGGCATCGACTCCCGAGCAGGAGTCCGTGGTGGGAACCATTGCTACCATTAAGGATGTGGTGGCCGATGCGGGTATTAAGGCTCCAGCCCTGATCATTATTGGTGGGGTAGTAAGTCTGCGCGATACCATGGACTGGTTTGAAAAACGACCTCTCTTTGGCAAGAAGATCATTGTTACCAGAACCCGTGAGCAGGCAAGCGAACTTGTCCAGGAACTGGAAGAACAGGGCGCTAATTGTCTTGAGTGTGCGACTATTAAGATTAGTCCAATCAAGGAACCTAAGGAGTTGGATAATGCTCTTGAACGTCTTCAGGAGTTCCATTGGATTCTCTTTACCTCCATTAACGGTGTAAAATACTTCTTTGAGAGGCTTTTTTCTAAAGGAATGGATGCCCGTGACCTGAAGGGGTGTGATATTGCCGTGGTTGGACCCAGTACTGCGGACTATCTGCGTAAATATGGTCTTAATGCCGATCTCTTTCCACCAGTTTTTACCGGTGAGGGTCTTGCTCAGGCGCTTTTGGATCAGGGTGTTGAGGGACGCAATATTCTTATTCCTCGTGCTCAACAGGCTCGAGAAATTGTCCCGGAAAATCTCCGTGGAGCGGGCGCTCAGGTAACCGTCGCCCCCGTTTATGTAACCAAGCCTATCGCTGAGAATAAAAAAGAGATGAGGGCTGAGCTTGAGAGCGGCACCGTTGATATGGTGACCTTTACCAGCTCATCAACCGTGACCAATTTTATCAAGATGCTCCAGCCGGAAAGCCCAGAAGAGTTGGCGAGTCTGCTTAAGGGGGTGCGTATTGCCGCCATTGGTCCTATTACGGCAAAAACAGTTACGGACAATGGTCTGCAGGTAGATGTTCAGCCTGAAAATTATACCATTGCCGGCATGCTTGATGCCATTGTTGAGTCCTATTCCTCTGAGAAGAAATAG
- a CDS encoding 4Fe-4S dicluster domain-containing protein, translated as MTFIIEWEGGGRCIEAYPKNCLRFAAQMNSKGYVPAEYIGKACIGCGICFYNCPETGKDMLIRNGENIYSKEIEDFLHHIDGGQDVINFCHGQIARDKTPKYAHFIEPLTANGKSMKMKLREQNSGPTPRQP; from the coding sequence ATGACTTTTATCATAGAGTGGGAAGGAGGTGGACGGTGCATTGAAGCCTACCCCAAAAACTGCCTTCGTTTTGCAGCGCAGATGAACAGCAAGGGCTACGTCCCCGCAGAGTATATTGGAAAAGCTTGTATTGGTTGCGGTATCTGCTTCTACAATTGTCCGGAAACGGGAAAGGATATGCTTATTCGAAATGGTGAGAATATTTATTCCAAGGAGATAGAGGATTTTCTCCACCATATAGATGGCGGGCAGGATGTAATCAATTTTTGCCACGGTCAGATTGCCAGAGACAAGACACCGAAATACGCCCACTTCATAGAGCCCCTTACCGCCAACGGCAAGAGCATGAAGATGAAGCTGAGGGAACAGAACTCTGGACCAACGCCTAGGCAACCATGA
- a CDS encoding CreA family protein yields MKKIILLALIGLCLTSCDSDEVGDVSLGLFTTKDIKINVLTDPIVTGVTCHVSSIEANLDWADPSDMSISCRQTGEISPGMIEQIDQSKSGEVVFRKSKSFLFKNLKIRRIYDPQTRTLIYLSYSTKETTGSYKHSISTVPLWGTTAYRTTVSSLK; encoded by the coding sequence TTGAAAAAGATAATTCTTTTGGCCCTGATCGGCCTTTGCCTCACCTCCTGCGATAGTGATGAAGTTGGTGATGTCTCTCTTGGTCTGTTTACCACTAAGGATATTAAGATCAATGTCCTGACCGACCCCATCGTCACCGGTGTTACCTGTCATGTGTCAAGTATTGAGGCGAATCTTGACTGGGCAGATCCCTCCGATATGTCTATTTCCTGTAGGCAAACAGGTGAGATAAGCCCCGGGATGATTGAGCAGATAGATCAATCAAAATCAGGGGAAGTTGTCTTTCGCAAGTCCAAGAGTTTTCTTTTTAAGAATTTGAAAATACGAAGGATATACGATCCTCAGACCAGAACACTTATCTATCTCTCCTATAGCACCAAGGAGACAACGGGAAGCTATAAACATAGTATTTCAACGGTACCCCTCTGGGGCACTACAGCATATAGAACTACTGTTTCAAGCCTCAAGTAA
- a CDS encoding bifunctional UDP-N-acetylglucosamine diphosphorylase/glucosamine-1-phosphate N-acetyltransferase GlmU, translated as MKKENPLAIVILAAGKGTRMKSELAKVLHPVFGRPMIQHVLASTAGLPSDKRIIIIGHQRHAVREALADDACTFVVQEEQLGTAHAVLTAKEAIADDCEDVMILCGDTPLISGQSLEEMYDRHRTNSATVTLMTTQLGDPTNYGRIISDNAGNLLRIVEEKDADPAEKRIKEINAGIYCVRRDFLYRALQKVENNNSQGELYLTDIIDLAVKSEQKVQRYLAPEPKDVLGVNSRIELAMADEELRMRRNREVMLTGVSMILPATIMISSQSEIGFDSLVGAGVELRGHCQIGSNCKIDTGAILTNCKMESGSHVGAYSVLTGCTVAADEKIPAQQREEE; from the coding sequence ATGAAAAAAGAGAACCCACTTGCAATAGTAATTCTTGCCGCCGGCAAGGGAACACGAATGAAGTCCGAGTTGGCCAAGGTGCTTCACCCCGTTTTTGGCAGACCGATGATCCAACATGTACTGGCCAGTACAGCAGGCCTGCCCAGCGATAAACGCATCATTATTATTGGTCACCAGCGACATGCCGTGCGGGAGGCCCTTGCCGACGACGCCTGCACCTTTGTCGTGCAGGAAGAGCAGCTTGGCACTGCCCATGCCGTGCTTACTGCCAAGGAGGCAATCGCGGATGACTGTGAAGATGTTATGATTCTCTGCGGCGATACCCCTCTCATTTCAGGACAGAGCTTGGAGGAGATGTATGATCGTCATCGAACCAACTCTGCCACTGTCACTCTGATGACCACCCAGTTAGGAGATCCGACCAATTACGGCAGAATAATCAGTGATAATGCGGGAAATCTTCTTCGTATCGTTGAGGAAAAGGATGCGGATCCTGCCGAGAAGAGGATAAAGGAGATTAACGCCGGCATCTACTGCGTCAGGCGAGATTTTCTCTATCGGGCCCTGCAGAAAGTAGAGAACAACAATAGTCAAGGAGAATTGTATCTTACAGATATCATTGATCTTGCTGTTAAGTCTGAGCAAAAGGTGCAAAGGTATCTGGCCCCTGAGCCAAAGGATGTGCTGGGAGTAAATTCACGTATTGAACTTGCCATGGCAGATGAGGAACTCCGTATGCGTCGTAACAGGGAGGTCATGCTGACAGGGGTGAGCATGATCCTGCCCGCTACCATCATGATCTCCTCTCAATCAGAAATTGGTTTTGATAGTCTTGTCGGTGCCGGAGTAGAACTTCGCGGTCATTGCCAGATTGGCAGTAACTGTAAAATTGATACCGGAGCCATTCTTACCAACTGCAAGATGGAGAGTGGCAGCCATGTCGGTGCCTACTCTGTCTTAACAGGTTGTACTGTCGCAGCCGATGAGAAAATTCCCGCCCAGCAGCGGGAGGAGGAGTAA
- the thiS gene encoding sulfur carrier protein ThiS translates to MYIQLNGKKTEYSETTSISDILSDFKLMSESVVIEYNRILLSETDSINAPLVDGDSLEIVRFVGGG, encoded by the coding sequence GTGTATATTCAGCTCAATGGCAAAAAAACGGAGTACTCGGAGACTACATCTATTTCCGATATTCTCAGCGATTTCAAACTGATGTCAGAAAGCGTTGTTATAGAGTACAACAGGATCCTACTCAGCGAAACAGATAGCATAAATGCCCCTCTGGTAGATGGGGATTCACTTGAAATTGTTAGATTTGTAGGAGGTGGCTGA